AGCGCACCCAGCGATCGCCGCCGCGTTGGCCACGAGCTTGTTTACCGGCCTGGCGCCGACGAGCTTGATGCCCCTGACGTGGAAGTCGCTGACACCGGGCGCCGACCGTCTTCGGATCAACAATCGAGTAACGAGGCTGCAACGTCCAGCACCGAACCTGTGGCCCCGGCGAACACTCGTTCGCGTCCCGGCCATCTTCTACGTGCCGACCGCCGTCCGGCCCCTGTTCCAGGCCGCCCGAGAGTTCATCCCGCCCGACGAGAACATCCGTCGTCGCCTCTTCTGGGGCGCCATCGCTCACCAGATCGAGGCGGCGGCCTCGGAGTGCGCCATCACGCTGCCCCACCATGTGGCCCCGGTGATCGCCTGGCAGGCGTGGATCGGGATCGAGCGTGTCGACTATTTCGGCGGCCAGTACGACGTCGACTTCAGCGCCGACCAGCAGTTCCAGCCGCAGCCCACCCCTATCGAGCCCCCAGCGACCTTGGAAAGGTGAGACCCGAACGGGATGCCCAACCCTCACCTTCCGCTTGAAGGCACTGACACAATTGAGCAATCCGCTGACAAGATCGCGAGCAATCCCACCACGCCATTCGCCGGACAGGTGTCGGGGTGTCGTGCGATGCTCGCGTCTGAGAGCCCGCTGGTGACCCGAGACGCCGGCGGGCTCTCAACATGTGCCCGCCCCCGATGTAGGCGCGGCCGCCAGGGCTTGGGAAGGCGCTCGGTGCTCTGCCTCGGCGAGACCTACCGGCCAGTGGAGCGCCCGGGTCGGGGCCTCAGAGGTGCTGGTTCCGGGGGAACTGCGCGGAGATCTCGGCGACGACCTCGCTGATCGAGACGGGCGCGGTGTCGTCGGCGAGTTGGTCGAGCAGCTCTTCGGCGGCGTCGTCGAGCCGAGGGGCGGTGTAGGCGTCCCACTCGTCGATGGCTCGATCGAGTCGATCGTAGGCCTCAGCATCAGTGGCCGGCGTCGCGCGCAGCCAGGCCGCGGCCGCGACGGTGACCAGGTGCGCGAGGCGGATTGCCTCGTCGTCTCGGGATACCAGGGCCTGTCGGGCGGCCCGGCGCATCTGGGCGGCCATTCGATCCGCCTCGTCCTCGGTGAGAGTCGGGGTTCCGTAGGTCTCCCACTCATCGGTGGCGACGACCAGACGGCGATAGGCCTCGGTGTCGGCCTTCGTGTGCCGCCAGGCGGATGCCGCATTGGCCACGTGCCGCTCGAGCAGGGCCGCCACGTCGTCCATAACCAGCAAGTCTCGACGACCAAGCGGCGCCGCGGAAGACCTTTCCTCCCCTCAGTCCCCCACGCCCGTGCCTCCGCAGCCCGTGTCCGCCGAACGTAGTTCGGGTCTGGCTGTCCGATCCGACGCGTGACCGGTTGCTTCTCCGCAACAGAGCAGGAAGTCACCTGAGGAGAAGGACCCCCTGATGAACCAGTCCCCGAAGGCCGGCCCAGCCGGGCCGCATCCGCGCCCGGTCGTCGTGCTGCGCGACCAGCTGACCCAGGCGATGACGGCGACGAGCCGGCTTCGCTCGATCCTCGCAGGTGTCGATAACCCCGGACGTAGGCCCGGTGAGCGTCGATGAAGGAGCGTGAGGTCCTCGCGGCGGCCGAGGCGGTGTTCGATGCGGAGCGGGCTCTGCGACGAGCCGCCGAGACTGTCGCCGAGCTCGGCGACGTCGCCGCGTCGTCGCTGCGGGTGCTCGACGACGCCGCCACCGACGCCTTCTACGCCCATCAGGAGGAGCGACGGGACTTCTACCTGGAGTCTGCCAGTGAGCACCTGGCGCGTCTGCGCAACAGGTCCGGGCTGATGAACGAGCTCGGTGAGGACCTCAGCCGCCATCTGGCCGCCGCCGGCAGTGCTGTCGAGCGCGCTGGCTGTGAGCTGGCGCGCGGCATCGGGGGCGATGAGCAGCAATGCGAGGTCCGTGTACTGCGCACCCAGATCGACGTCCTGAGCGAGGTTGTAACGCTGGCGCGACCCGTCGCGGACCAGATCATCCGCCACGCCAAGCAGGCCGCCGAGTCGTCGGCCGCTACCGACGCGCTCATGCTCCTCGACTCGCGCGTCCACCACGCTGGACAGCGGGTCAACCGGGCTGACGAGGATGTGTCGATGATGCGCTCGGTGATTGAGCGTGCACAGTCACGCGCACGGGCCTCGGCGGAGCTCGCTGGCTCGCTCAGTTACGCGGCCACCCACTCGCCGGCCGGCCAGTCATGGTCCAGCGGTGCCCCGCAGCAGATCCCCCAGCCAGTCAAGCCGGCAGACCCTGGCATCGCCATTTGAGAGGAAGGTCTACGTGCCATGGGTGATCGCACACACCGATCGAAGCCGTCGCCCTTCACCAAGGTCGCATCAAGTCCCTCGCGGTGGATGCCCGCCGACTCGTCAGGCCAAACAGGACCACCGCGGCGCCACATCGGTAGCCGCCCACCTGTCCGATCCGTCGCGCTGACGGTTGCTTCTCCAGAAAACGTCCCGTTCAACCTGAACAGGTGGGCTCACTGATGAAGAACACGCTCACGATCCGCTCGCACGACGAGCTGATCTCGCATATCCCGCACATGCTGGGTTTCCAGCCTGAGGCGAGCATGATCTGTCTCCCGTTCGGCGGCGGCCCGACCGCGCGCCTGGATCTCCCCGACTCCCCCGAGTCGATGAGGCTGTTCCTGCAGCAGATGTCCGACGTCTACCTCGGTCGCCACCCGACGCGCCGCCTCGCACTGGTCGCGTTCGGCGAGGACAGCCGGGCCTGTCTCGAAGCCCTCGCCGCTCTGGGCGAGACTCTGGTCAGCCACGACCGCGGTCCCGAGGTGGGTCCCATGCTCTGGGTCAACGGCGTGGAGTGGTTCGACGTTCTCACCGGCACCAGCGGGACCGTCGATCCGAGCGTCCGTGCCGGGATCGACGCCGAGTACGCCCTGATGGGTCGCGTCATGCCCACTGGCCGGCGCGAGGACCTCGCGGCCGCGTTGCAGGGTGATCCCACTGCGGTCGCCGAGCACCTGCTCGCGGCCGAGGCCCGTGTGCGGGACATGGACCTGGCCGCTCTCCAGGCCGAGGCCGGGTGGCTGGGCGAGCGGCTTGACCAGTTCGGCCACGATCGGGAGTACCTCTCCGACAGCGACGCGGCCCGCGTCCTGGCCGTGATCCACGACGGCGGAGCCCGCAACGTCGCCGAGATGCGGATGACCCGCGA
This sequence is a window from Paenarthrobacter aurescens TC1. Protein-coding genes within it:
- a CDS encoding hypothetical protein (identified by Glimmer2; putative) yields the protein MKEREVLAAAEAVFDAERALRRAAETVAELGDVAASSLRVLDDAATDAFYAHQEERRDFYLESASEHLARLRNRSGLMNELGEDLSRHLAAAGSAVERAGCELARGIGGDEQQCEVRVLRTQIDVLSEVVTLARPVADQIIRHAKQAAESSAATDALMLLDSRVHHAGQRVNRADEDVSMMRSVIERAQSRARASAELAGSLSYAATHSPAGQSWSSGAPQQIPQPVKPADPGIAI
- a CDS encoding hypothetical protein (identified by Glimmer2; putative); protein product: MLVPGELRGDLGDDLADRDGRGVVGELVEQLFGGVVEPRGGVGVPLVDGSIESIVGLSISGRRRAQPGRGRDGDQVREADCLVVSGYQGLSGGPAHLGGHSIRLVLGESRGSVGLPLIGGDDQTAIGLGVGLRVPPGGCRIGHVPLEQGRHVVHNQQVSTTKRRRGRPFLPSVPHARASAARVRRT
- a CDS encoding hypothetical protein (identified by Glimmer2; putative), translated to MNQSPKAGPAGPHPRPVVVLRDQLTQAMTATSRLRSILAGVDNPGRRPGERR